A single window of Streptomyces cathayae DNA harbors:
- a CDS encoding RNA polymerase sigma factor, whose translation MSASTSRTLPPEIAESVSVMALIERGKAEGQIAGDDVRRAFEADQIPATQWKNVLRSLNQILEEEGVTLMVSAAEPKRTRKSVAAKSPAKRTATKTVAAKAATTRKTSASATPAAPAADAAAEEGAPAKKAAAKKTTAKKTAAKKATAKKTAAKKTTAKKDDIEATDEETVEETKATEEPEGTENAGFVLSDEDEDDAPAQQVAAAGATADPVKDYLKQIGKVPLLNAEQEVELAKRIEAGLFAEDKLANSDKLAPKLKRELEIIAEDGRRAKNHLLEANLRLVVSLAKRYTGRGMLFLDLIQEGNLGLIRAVEKFDYTKGYKFSTYATWWIRQAITRAMADQARTIRIPVHMVEVINKLARVQRQMLQDLGREPTPEELAKELDMTPEKVIEVQKYGREPISLHTPLGEDGDSEFGDLIEDSEAVVPADAVSFTLLQEQLHSVLDTLSEREAGVVSMRFGLTDGQPKTLDEIGKVYGVTRERIRQIESKTMSKLRHPSRSQVLRDYLD comes from the coding sequence GTGTCGGCCAGCACATCCCGTACGCTCCCGCCGGAGATCGCCGAATCCGTCTCTGTCATGGCGCTCATCGAGCGGGGAAAGGCTGAGGGGCAGATCGCCGGCGATGACGTGCGTCGGGCCTTCGAAGCTGACCAGATTCCGGCCACTCAGTGGAAGAACGTACTGCGCAGCCTCAACCAGATCCTCGAGGAAGAGGGTGTGACGCTGATGGTCAGTGCCGCGGAGCCCAAGCGCACCCGAAAGAGCGTCGCAGCGAAGAGTCCCGCCAAGCGCACCGCCACCAAGACGGTCGCGGCGAAGGCGGCGACCACCCGGAAGACCAGCGCCTCAGCCACACCTGCCGCACCCGCCGCCGACGCCGCCGCCGAGGAGGGGGCGCCCGCCAAGAAGGCGGCTGCCAAGAAGACCACCGCGAAGAAGACGGCCGCCAAGAAGGCCACCGCGAAGAAGACGGCCGCGAAGAAGACCACGGCCAAGAAGGACGACATCGAGGCGACGGACGAAGAGACCGTCGAGGAGACCAAGGCGACGGAGGAGCCGGAGGGCACGGAGAACGCCGGTTTCGTCCTGTCCGACGAGGACGAGGACGACGCGCCCGCCCAGCAGGTCGCCGCCGCCGGTGCCACCGCCGACCCGGTCAAGGACTACCTCAAGCAGATCGGCAAGGTGCCCCTGCTCAACGCCGAGCAGGAGGTCGAACTCGCCAAGCGGATCGAAGCCGGTCTGTTCGCCGAGGACAAGCTGGCCAACTCCGACAAGCTGGCGCCGAAGCTCAAGCGCGAGCTGGAGATCATCGCCGAGGACGGGCGCCGTGCCAAGAACCACCTCCTGGAGGCCAACCTCCGTCTGGTGGTCTCCCTGGCCAAGCGCTACACCGGTCGCGGCATGCTCTTCCTGGACCTCATCCAGGAGGGCAACCTCGGTCTGATCCGCGCGGTGGAGAAGTTCGACTACACCAAGGGCTACAAGTTCTCCACCTACGCCACCTGGTGGATCCGTCAGGCGATCACCCGCGCGATGGCCGACCAGGCCCGCACCATCCGTATCCCGGTGCACATGGTCGAGGTCATCAACAAGCTCGCGCGCGTGCAGCGCCAGATGCTCCAGGACCTGGGCCGTGAGCCCACCCCGGAGGAGCTGGCCAAGGAACTCGACATGACCCCGGAGAAGGTCATCGAGGTCCAGAAGTACGGCCGCGAACCCATCTCCCTGCACACCCCGCTGGGCGAGGACGGCGACAGCGAGTTCGGCGACCTCATCGAGGACTCCGAGGCGGTCGTCCCGGCCGACGCGGTCAGCTTCACGCTTCTGCAGGAGCAACTGCACTCCGTCCTGGACACCCTGTCCGAGCGCGAGGCGGGCGTCGTCTCCATGCGTTTCGGTCTCACCGACGGTCAGCCGAAGACCCTCGACGAGATCGGCAAGGTGTACGGCGTCACGCGCGAGCGCATCCGCCAGATCGAGTCCAAGACCATGTCGAAGCTGCGCCATCCGTCCCGTTCCCAGGTGCTGCGCGACTACCTCGACTAG